The following are encoded together in the Bradymonas sediminis genome:
- a CDS encoding ATP-dependent zinc protease, translated as MSKRKIITSPNKIIGWREWLTLPSLGIDQIKAKVDTGARSSALHAIKITRFERDGELWVRFFVHPEQRKSTKTVACEARVHDERQVKSSVGHTQNRVVIRERVELLGESFYIDLTLTNRDAMGFRMLLGREAVRRRFLVDPGSSYLAGRPRSND; from the coding sequence ATGAGCAAACGCAAGATTATCACCTCGCCGAATAAGATCATCGGGTGGCGCGAGTGGTTGACCCTGCCCTCGCTGGGGATCGACCAGATCAAGGCAAAGGTCGACACCGGCGCGCGAAGCTCGGCGTTGCACGCCATCAAGATCACGCGCTTCGAGCGCGACGGCGAGCTGTGGGTGCGCTTCTTTGTGCACCCGGAGCAGCGAAAGTCGACCAAAACGGTCGCCTGCGAGGCGCGGGTGCACGACGAGCGCCAGGTCAAAAGCTCGGTCGGGCATACCCAGAACCGCGTGGTCATCCGCGAGCGGGTGGAGCTGCTCGGGGAGTCCTTTTATATCGACCTGACGCTGACGAATCGAGACGCCATGGGCTTTCGTATGCTATTGGGTCGCGAGGCGGTCCGGCGGCGTTTTTTGGTTGACCCGGGCAGCTCTTATCTGGCAGGTCGACCCCGTTCAAACGACTGA
- a CDS encoding low molecular weight protein-tyrosine-phosphatase, with product MSEQQIRILFFCLGNICRSPLAEGLFRKKVAERGLSERFHIESAGTGAYHVGQPPDPGSVRVARERGLDISAQRAQQLLDHHFVEFDYLVAMDHSNRRSALRLAYADADKLLLLRDYEPDPARRGAEVPDPYGGGGDQFGLVYDIVDRCTESLLDELEAGALS from the coding sequence ATGAGTGAGCAACAAATTCGTATTCTATTTTTCTGCCTGGGCAATATCTGCCGCTCACCGCTGGCCGAAGGCCTCTTTCGCAAGAAGGTCGCTGAGCGGGGCTTGAGCGAGCGATTCCATATCGAATCGGCGGGTACCGGCGCCTATCATGTGGGCCAGCCGCCGGACCCGGGCAGCGTTCGGGTCGCCCGGGAGCGCGGCCTCGACATCTCGGCACAACGCGCCCAGCAGCTCTTGGACCACCATTTTGTCGAATTCGACTACCTGGTGGCCATGGACCACTCCAACCGCCGCAGCGCCCTGCGCCTGGCCTACGCCGACGCCGATAAGCTCTTGCTGCTGCGCGACTATGAGCCCGACCCGGCCCGGCGCGGCGCCGAGGTGCCGGACCCCTACGGCGGCGGGGGCGATCAGTTTGGGTTGGTGTACGATATTGTTGATCGGTGCACGGAATCATTGCTCGATGAGCTTGAGGCGGGTGCGCTTTCCTAA
- a CDS encoding heavy metal translocating P-type ATPase, with translation MTLFEKIRLDIPVLLPEVPDTRDACVSRLDAMLVGQPGIIEAHIVDEQASPKLCVHYEPDTISLQRVRELALAAGARLTERYGHLVADIAETSTPRTARHKAQRLSQIDGVLEAELSGAGGLRVEYDRDAISDKALRAAIADLGLNIRHAFGEPAHEHASHDHEHDHGDHDHDNNGHGHGHGHSQGDSRVELGFALAAGFFVLLGWLLPKFVALSSPWMQLAPLWTAYFFGGYFTAKEAFEHIRNHSFEIDFLMLVAAVGAAALGEWVEGGLLLFLFSLGHSLEHYAMGRARQAIASLADLAPEEATVLRDGREEVVPVKELRLGDHVRVKPNQRIAADGFVVDGESAVNQAPVTGESVPVDKRPVDAPTQAAEDPENLAKEHRVFAGTINGAGALVIQVSKRAEDSALARVVQMVTEAETMRSPTQEFTKKFERYFVPSVLALVVLLLFAFMVLDETFAESFYRAMAVLVAASPCALAIATPSAVLSGVAAAGNSGVLVKGGGPLERLGKISAMAFDKTGTLTEGTPRVTTVAPHDGVDASELLAVAAAVESLSDHPLAAAVVRHAQDELGPAQYEARDLQSITGRGVRARIDGEEVLVGKAALFAEVDGADLPDTLRETVHNLEAAGQTTMIVRLKDRYLGAVGLMDTPRASAKPMIARLRELGITRMIMISGDNQSVADAVAKEVGLDEAKGDLMPDDKVEFIKQLGQVAMVGDGVNDAPAMAHASVGIAMGAAGSDTALETAEIALMADDLSKLPYAVGLSRKTSAIIRQNLWMSLGMVAFLIPATLFGLAIGPAVALHEGSTLLVVLNALRLLAYRD, from the coding sequence ATGACCTTGTTCGAAAAAATCCGCCTGGATATCCCAGTTCTGCTACCCGAGGTTCCCGACACACGCGACGCGTGCGTCTCGCGGCTCGACGCGATGCTCGTTGGCCAACCCGGCATCATCGAGGCGCATATTGTGGATGAGCAAGCGTCGCCCAAATTATGCGTTCACTACGAGCCCGACACGATCAGCTTGCAGCGTGTGCGCGAGCTCGCCCTGGCGGCCGGCGCGCGGTTGACCGAGCGATACGGCCACCTCGTCGCCGATATCGCCGAGACCTCCACGCCGCGAACCGCGCGCCATAAGGCGCAGCGCCTCAGCCAAATCGACGGGGTTTTGGAGGCCGAACTCTCGGGCGCCGGGGGACTGCGGGTTGAATATGATCGCGACGCGATCTCCGACAAAGCGCTGCGCGCCGCGATCGCAGATCTTGGCCTCAATATTCGGCATGCGTTCGGCGAGCCGGCGCATGAACACGCGTCGCACGATCACGAGCACGATCACGGCGACCACGACCACGACAACAATGGCCATGGCCATGGCCATGGCCACAGCCAGGGAGACTCGCGGGTAGAACTCGGCTTTGCCCTGGCCGCCGGTTTTTTCGTATTGCTCGGCTGGTTGCTCCCTAAATTCGTCGCGCTTTCGTCCCCGTGGATGCAGCTCGCCCCCCTGTGGACGGCCTACTTTTTCGGCGGATATTTCACCGCCAAAGAAGCCTTCGAACATATCCGAAACCACTCCTTCGAGATCGATTTTTTGATGCTCGTGGCGGCCGTCGGCGCGGCTGCGCTCGGCGAATGGGTCGAGGGCGGACTATTGCTCTTTCTGTTCAGCCTGGGGCACTCCCTCGAGCATTACGCCATGGGCCGGGCTCGCCAGGCCATCGCCTCACTCGCCGACCTCGCCCCAGAAGAAGCCACGGTGCTTCGTGATGGCCGCGAAGAGGTCGTCCCGGTCAAAGAGCTGCGCCTGGGCGATCACGTCCGGGTCAAACCCAACCAGCGCATCGCGGCCGACGGGTTCGTCGTCGACGGCGAAAGCGCGGTCAACCAGGCGCCGGTCACCGGCGAGAGCGTGCCCGTCGATAAGCGGCCGGTGGACGCGCCGACGCAGGCGGCCGAAGACCCGGAGAACCTCGCCAAAGAACACCGCGTCTTCGCCGGCACCATCAACGGCGCCGGCGCGCTGGTGATTCAGGTGAGCAAACGCGCCGAGGACAGCGCGCTCGCCCGCGTGGTCCAGATGGTCACCGAGGCCGAGACCATGCGCTCGCCGACCCAGGAATTCACCAAAAAATTCGAACGCTATTTTGTGCCCTCGGTGCTCGCGCTGGTCGTGTTGCTGCTCTTTGCGTTTATGGTGCTCGACGAGACCTTCGCCGAAAGCTTCTACCGCGCGATGGCCGTGCTGGTCGCGGCGAGCCCCTGCGCGCTGGCGATCGCGACGCCGAGCGCCGTTTTAAGTGGTGTGGCCGCGGCCGGAAACTCCGGGGTGCTCGTCAAGGGCGGCGGGCCGCTTGAGCGGCTGGGTAAAATCAGCGCGATGGCCTTCGACAAGACCGGCACCCTCACCGAGGGCACGCCGCGCGTGACCACCGTCGCCCCTCACGACGGGGTCGACGCATCCGAGCTGCTCGCGGTGGCCGCGGCCGTCGAAAGCCTCAGCGACCACCCCCTGGCCGCCGCCGTGGTGCGCCACGCCCAAGACGAACTCGGTCCGGCTCAGTACGAGGCGCGCGACCTGCAGAGCATCACAGGCCGGGGCGTGCGCGCCCGAATTGACGGCGAAGAGGTGCTGGTCGGAAAGGCCGCGCTCTTCGCCGAGGTCGACGGCGCCGATCTTCCCGACACGCTTCGCGAGACGGTCCACAACCTCGAAGCTGCCGGCCAGACCACGATGATCGTGCGCCTCAAAGACCGCTACCTGGGCGCCGTCGGCCTGATGGACACCCCGCGCGCATCGGCCAAACCGATGATTGCCCGACTGCGCGAGCTCGGCATCACCCGCATGATCATGATCTCGGGCGACAACCAGTCGGTCGCCGACGCGGTCGCCAAAGAGGTCGGCCTCGACGAGGCCAAAGGCGACCTGATGCCCGACGATAAGGTCGAATTCATCAAGCAACTCGGCCAGGTCGCCATGGTGGGCGACGGGGTCAACGACGCCCCGGCGATGGCCCACGCCAGCGTCGGCATCGCCATGGGCGCCGCGGGCTCGGACACCGCGTTGGAGACCGCCGAGATCGCGCTGATGGCCGACGACCTCAGCAAACTCCCCTACGCGGTCGGCCTGAGTCGAAAGACCAGCGCCATCATCCGCCAGAACCTGTGGATGTCGCTCGGGATGGTCGCCTTCCTCATCCCCGCGACCCTCTTCGGCCTGGCCATCGGCCCGGCGGTTGCCCTGCACGAAGGCTCAACCCTGCTGGTGGTCCTCAACGCGCTGCGGTTGTTGGCGTATCGGGATTGA
- the rimK gene encoding 30S ribosomal protein S6--L-glutamate ligase — MKIAILSRKSSLYSTRRLREACIDRGHEVEVIDYLRCYMNIATKRPTITYGMRDLNEFDAIIPRVGASHTFYGAAVVRQFDMMNAYVINTATGISQSRDKLRALQLLGREGIGMPVTAFGHSFKDVDGIIRSVGGAPLVIKVLEGTQGIGVVLAETKKAAQSVIEAFMGLDVNFLVQEFIREAGGADIRAFVVGDEVVAAMQRQAPEGEFRSNVHRGGVATAIDLTDEERETAVLSAKIMGLNMAGVDMMRSERGPLVLEVNSSPGLEGIERSSGVDVAQKVVEFIEKKVDPLGLKLSPTVVEESEASEASDEGES; from the coding sequence ATGAAAATTGCCATCCTATCGCGTAAATCGTCGCTCTATTCCACTCGGCGCTTGCGCGAGGCGTGCATCGATCGCGGCCACGAGGTCGAAGTCATCGACTATCTGCGCTGCTATATGAATATCGCGACCAAGCGCCCGACGATCACCTACGGCATGCGTGACCTCAATGAATTCGACGCGATCATCCCGCGGGTGGGCGCCTCGCACACCTTCTACGGCGCGGCGGTGGTGCGCCAATTCGACATGATGAACGCCTACGTCATCAACACGGCCACGGGGATCTCGCAGTCGCGCGATAAATTGCGCGCCCTGCAGCTTTTGGGGCGCGAGGGCATCGGCATGCCGGTGACCGCGTTTGGCCACTCGTTTAAGGACGTCGACGGCATCATCCGCTCGGTGGGCGGGGCGCCGCTGGTGATCAAGGTGCTCGAGGGGACCCAGGGCATCGGCGTGGTGCTGGCCGAGACCAAAAAAGCCGCCCAATCGGTCATCGAGGCGTTTATGGGGCTCGACGTCAACTTTTTGGTCCAGGAGTTCATCCGCGAGGCCGGCGGCGCCGATATCCGGGCGTTCGTGGTCGGCGACGAGGTCGTCGCGGCGATGCAGCGCCAGGCGCCCGAGGGCGAGTTTCGCTCGAACGTGCACCGCGGCGGCGTGGCCACCGCGATTGACCTGACCGACGAGGAGCGCGAGACCGCGGTGCTCTCGGCCAAGATCATGGGCCTGAATATGGCCGGCGTCGACATGATGCGCTCGGAGCGCGGGCCCCTGGTCCTCGAGGTCAACTCCTCGCCGGGGCTTGAGGGCATCGAGCGCTCCAGCGGCGTCGACGTCGCCCAGAAGGTCGTCGAGTTCATCGAGAAAAAGGTCGACCCGCTGGGATTGAAATTATCCCCGACGGTGGTTGAGGAGTCCGAAGCTTCCGAGGCGTCCGACGAAGGCGAAAGCTAA
- a CDS encoding succinylglutamate desuccinylase/aspartoacylase family protein yields the protein MAQQKLQTEFVQVGEVRVAPGTVKRADLPVANLPTQNQASIPIQVIHGKYEGPRMWIDAAIHGDEINGVEIVREVFEKLDPQTLRGTVFAVPIVNVFGFLYESRYLPDRRDLNRSFPGSATGSLASRLADLFMNEIVEQCTHGVDLHTGSNDRINLPHIRGDFSDPETRRCAVAFAAPVMMDKEGPDGSLRAAAHKRGKMILTFEAGEPRRFNDDAVAVGVEGILRVMDEIGMRDHTPTPLDYEPRESDDTTWLRAERAGILRPQRRSGDFVKAGECVALIGDAFNSDGVEICAPFDGIIISHVKNPLIYEGDAMVHLASLK from the coding sequence ATGGCGCAGCAGAAATTACAGACGGAATTCGTGCAAGTTGGCGAGGTTCGCGTGGCGCCGGGAACCGTGAAGCGGGCGGATTTACCGGTCGCCAATCTTCCCACCCAGAATCAGGCGTCGATCCCGATTCAGGTCATTCATGGGAAATACGAGGGCCCGCGCATGTGGATCGACGCGGCCATCCACGGCGACGAGATCAACGGCGTTGAGATCGTGCGCGAGGTGTTCGAGAAGCTCGACCCGCAGACGCTTCGGGGCACGGTGTTCGCGGTGCCGATCGTCAACGTCTTCGGCTTTTTATACGAGTCGCGCTACCTGCCCGACCGGCGCGACTTAAACCGCAGCTTCCCCGGCAGCGCCACCGGCTCGCTGGCGTCGCGGCTGGCCGACCTCTTCATGAACGAGATCGTGGAGCAATGCACCCACGGCGTCGACCTGCACACCGGCAGCAACGACCGCATCAACCTGCCGCATATCCGCGGCGACTTTAGCGACCCCGAGACGCGCCGCTGCGCGGTGGCCTTCGCGGCCCCGGTGATGATGGATAAGGAGGGGCCCGACGGCTCGCTTCGCGCCGCCGCCCACAAGCGCGGCAAGATGATCTTGACCTTTGAGGCCGGCGAGCCTCGCCGGTTCAACGACGACGCGGTGGCGGTGGGCGTGGAGGGCATCTTGCGCGTGATGGACGAGATCGGCATGCGCGACCACACGCCCACGCCGCTGGACTATGAGCCGCGCGAATCCGACGACACCACCTGGCTGCGCGCCGAGCGCGCCGGCATCCTGCGCCCGCAGCGGCGCAGCGGGGACTTCGTCAAAGCCGGCGAATGCGTCGCGCTTATCGGCGACGCCTTTAACTCCGACGGCGTCGAGATCTGCGCGCCCTTCGACGGCATCATCATCTCGCACGTCAAAAACCCGCTGATCTACGAGGGCGACGCGATGGTTCACCTGGCGTCGCTTAAATAG
- a CDS encoding aldehyde dehydrogenase family protein: MWDYAPAPQSTEMVKLKKRYGHFIDGEFVEPEGATYFKTVNPATEEPLAEIASADEATVDRAVKAARKAYETVWRDMPGAERAKYIYRIARIMQERARELAVLETMDGGKPIRESRDVDVPLAAAYFFYYAGWADKLEYAFPGAKPTPIGVAGQIIPWNFPLLMAAWKIAPALAAGNTVVLKPAQTTPLTAMLLAEIFQEAGLPAGVVNFVNGAAETGSALVNHPDVDKIAFTGSTGVGKLIQRQIAGTDKRLTLELGGKGANIVFDDAPIDQAIEGIVNGIFFNQGHVCCAGSRLLVQESIHDEVMAKLKTRMATLRVGDPLDKNTDVGAINSAAQYKRIQELIEVGVAEGAELHQAQCSLPSTGYFLAPTVFTGVTPSHRIAKDEIFGPVLSVLTFRTPEEAIQKANNTAYGLANGVWTDKGSKLFKMANALNSGVVWGNTYNRFDPTSPFGGFKESGFGREGGRHGLLGYLNIG; the protein is encoded by the coding sequence CTGTGGGACTACGCCCCCGCGCCGCAGTCCACCGAGATGGTGAAGCTCAAGAAGCGCTACGGGCATTTTATCGACGGCGAATTCGTCGAGCCCGAGGGCGCGACCTATTTTAAGACGGTGAACCCGGCGACCGAGGAGCCGCTGGCCGAGATCGCCTCGGCCGACGAGGCGACCGTCGATCGGGCCGTCAAAGCCGCGCGCAAGGCGTACGAGACGGTCTGGCGCGATATGCCGGGGGCCGAGCGCGCCAAATATATTTACCGCATCGCGCGGATTATGCAGGAGCGCGCGCGTGAGTTGGCCGTGCTCGAGACGATGGACGGCGGAAAGCCCATCCGCGAGTCGCGCGACGTCGACGTGCCGCTGGCCGCCGCGTATTTCTTCTATTACGCCGGCTGGGCCGACAAGCTCGAGTACGCGTTCCCGGGCGCCAAGCCCACGCCGATCGGGGTCGCCGGGCAGATCATCCCGTGGAACTTCCCGCTGCTGATGGCCGCCTGGAAGATCGCGCCGGCGCTGGCCGCCGGCAATACGGTGGTGCTCAAGCCCGCCCAGACCACGCCGCTCACGGCGATGCTCTTGGCCGAGATTTTCCAGGAAGCAGGGCTCCCGGCGGGCGTGGTGAACTTCGTCAACGGCGCCGCCGAGACCGGCAGCGCGCTGGTCAATCACCCCGACGTCGACAAGATCGCCTTTACCGGCTCGACCGGCGTCGGGAAGCTCATCCAGCGCCAGATCGCCGGCACCGACAAGCGTTTGACGCTTGAGCTTGGCGGCAAGGGCGCCAATATCGTTTTTGACGACGCCCCCATCGACCAGGCCATCGAGGGCATCGTCAACGGCATCTTCTTTAACCAGGGCCACGTGTGCTGCGCCGGCTCGCGCCTGCTCGTGCAGGAGAGCATCCACGACGAGGTCATGGCCAAGCTTAAGACCCGCATGGCGACGCTTCGGGTGGGCGACCCGCTGGACAAAAATACCGACGTCGGCGCCATCAACTCGGCCGCGCAGTACAAGCGCATTCAGGAGTTGATCGAGGTCGGCGTGGCCGAAGGCGCCGAGCTCCACCAGGCCCAGTGCAGCCTGCCGAGCACCGGCTATTTCCTGGCCCCGACCGTCTTCACCGGCGTGACGCCGTCGCACCGCATCGCCAAAGATGAGATCTTCGGCCCGGTCCTGTCGGTGCTGACCTTCCGCACCCCCGAAGAAGCCATCCAGAAGGCCAATAACACCGCCTACGGCCTGGCCAACGGCGTCTGGACCGACAAGGGCAGCAAGCTCTTTAAGATGGCCAACGCGCTCAATTCCGGCGTGGTCTGGGGTAATACCTATAACCGATTCGACCCGACCAGCCCGTTTGGTGGCTTTAAGGAGAGTGGCTTCGGCCGCGAGGGCGGACGTCATGGCCTGCTCGGGTATCTGAACATCGGCTGA
- a CDS encoding aldehyde dehydrogenase family protein, translated as MAKTAPKKTTKKTSEDNKPAAKKSTQKSTTPARLAVSKTYKLYIGGKFPRTESGRTLPVTDSNGGFVAHICHASRKDFRMATVAARKAQPAWAARTAFNRAQILYRMAEMLETRRRDFEAALTETVGYSEADAVAEVDASVDRLVWYAGWSDKYSQLFGSANPVSSPHFNITTPAPTGVVAIFSPKNAPLLGLITALAPVVVSGNTAVIIVENDAPTLAIDFAEVLNNSDLPGGVINVLTGLRDEVLENVASHKDLDAIVCYGASAEQKKTIATLAADSVTRTFFYDDPKAAELCAAAHQSPYRIVDCVEFKTAWHPIGI; from the coding sequence ATGGCAAAAACGGCGCCTAAAAAGACAACGAAAAAGACGTCCGAAGACAACAAACCCGCGGCCAAAAAATCGACCCAAAAGTCGACCACCCCCGCGCGTCTTGCCGTCTCAAAGACCTATAAACTCTATATTGGCGGCAAATTCCCGCGCACCGAAAGCGGACGCACGCTCCCAGTCACCGACTCAAACGGAGGTTTCGTGGCTCATATCTGCCATGCCTCACGCAAAGATTTTCGCATGGCCACGGTCGCCGCACGCAAAGCCCAGCCCGCCTGGGCCGCGCGCACCGCGTTTAACCGCGCCCAGATCCTGTACCGCATGGCCGAGATGCTCGAGACCCGCCGGCGCGACTTCGAAGCCGCGCTCACCGAGACGGTCGGTTATAGCGAGGCCGACGCGGTGGCCGAGGTCGACGCCTCTGTCGACCGCCTGGTGTGGTACGCCGGTTGGTCCGATAAATACTCGCAGCTCTTCGGCTCGGCGAACCCGGTGAGCTCCCCGCACTTCAACATCACCACCCCCGCGCCCACCGGCGTGGTCGCCATCTTCTCGCCAAAAAACGCCCCGCTCCTCGGCCTGATCACCGCGCTCGCCCCGGTCGTCGTGTCCGGTAATACCGCGGTCATCATCGTCGAGAACGACGCCCCGACCCTGGCCATCGACTTCGCCGAAGTCCTCAATAATAGCGACCTCCCCGGCGGCGTCATCAATGTGTTGACCGGGCTTCGCGACGAAGTGCTCGAGAATGTGGCAAGCCACAAAGACCTCGACGCCATCGTCTGCTACGGGGCGAGCGCCGAGCAGAAAAAGACCATCGCGACGCTGGCGGCGGATTCGGTGACGCGCACGTTCTTCTACGACGATCCGAAAGCCGCGGAGCTATGCGCCGCGGCACACCAGAGCCCGTATCGCATCGTCGACTGCGTCGAGTTTAAGACGGCGTGGCATCCGATCGGGATTTGA
- the deoC gene encoding deoxyribose-phosphate aldolase, producing the protein MSNSYQTPRVPAVDQVGVEERAARFNTRSIKKGAKLAGLDMAISMIDLTTLAGDDTPGKVRMLCRKALRPSATLETPQVAAVCVYPSMVKVAVEELAGSKINVASVATYFPSGQTTMRERLEDVKSAVGDGASEIDMVINRGAFLSGEYARVFDEICQVRAACGDAHLKVILETGELHTYDNVRLASQIAIDAGAHFIKTSTGKISPAATMPVTLVMLQTIRDHYLQTGKMVGMKPAGGIRDTKTALRYLIMVKETLGDAWLNPDWFRFGASSLLNDLLMQIEKQHSGHYHSSRYLSIS; encoded by the coding sequence ATGTCAAACTCATACCAAACACCACGCGTCCCCGCTGTCGACCAGGTCGGCGTCGAGGAGCGCGCCGCCCGTTTTAACACGCGCAGCATCAAGAAAGGCGCGAAACTCGCCGGCCTGGATATGGCCATCTCGATGATCGACCTGACCACGCTGGCCGGCGACGACACGCCGGGCAAAGTGCGCATGTTGTGCCGCAAGGCGCTGCGTCCGTCGGCGACGCTTGAGACCCCCCAGGTCGCCGCGGTTTGCGTGTACCCGAGCATGGTCAAGGTCGCCGTCGAAGAGCTCGCCGGCAGCAAAATCAACGTCGCCTCGGTGGCGACCTATTTCCCCAGCGGGCAGACCACGATGCGCGAGCGCCTCGAGGACGTCAAAAGCGCGGTGGGCGACGGGGCCAGCGAGATCGATATGGTCATCAACCGCGGCGCCTTTTTGTCGGGCGAGTACGCGCGGGTCTTTGACGAGATCTGCCAGGTGCGCGCGGCCTGCGGCGACGCCCACCTCAAGGTCATCCTGGAGACCGGCGAGCTGCACACCTACGATAATGTGCGCCTGGCCAGCCAGATCGCCATCGACGCCGGCGCGCATTTTATCAAGACCTCGACCGGTAAGATCAGCCCCGCGGCGACCATGCCGGTGACGCTGGTGATGCTGCAGACCATCCGCGACCACTACCTCCAGACCGGCAAGATGGTCGGCATGAAGCCCGCCGGCGGCATCCGCGACACCAAGACCGCGCTGCGCTACCTGATTATGGTCAAAGAAACCCTGGGTGATGCCTGGTTGAACCCCGATTGGTTCCGCTTCGGCGCCTCCTCGCTGCTCAACGACCTGCTGATGCAAATCGAGAAGCAGCATAGCGGGCATTATCACTCCAGTCGCTATTTGAGCATCAGCTAA